One candidate division WOR-3 bacterium genomic region harbors:
- a CDS encoding ABC transporter substrate-binding protein: MKACLVVLSALGLTVTCGTGHQKVTVKFWHAMGGESQKTLKAMCEEFERTHPGIRIELVGMGNYDALSQKLMAAVAAQEPPTISQMYENWTSQLLATGELVFLDSFVRGPDGLSEADLADIYPALLENNSWDGRLLTLPFNKSVPVYYYNVPMFEQAGYSEFPKTWSEFREAVNRLTKRDPAGNTEVWGAAGGTDIWIFGSMLFQKGGRFVDKEDGRPEFNSPAGVAALQFQVDMVLKDRVQNTDVGRTPMDDFLVGKIATLTGSSTWRAPVVKNETFKVGMAPIPTWDRPAAIVYGTNIGMFRRAKSEEKAAAWAFIKWFISPEQQTEWSLGTWYVPIHRRCLNDPRIKERFASTPGLKEAYAQMDCAVFEPRGLRWLAGRKALVEELEQAMLGAKTPKQALDDAAARYQQGRE; this comes from the coding sequence ATGAAAGCGTGCCTTGTCGTTCTGTCCGCGCTCGGACTAACCGTTACATGCGGCACAGGCCACCAGAAGGTCACGGTGAAGTTCTGGCATGCGATGGGGGGCGAGTCGCAGAAAACCCTGAAAGCGATGTGCGAGGAGTTCGAACGCACTCATCCCGGCATTCGGATCGAGCTTGTAGGGATGGGCAACTACGATGCTCTGTCTCAGAAGTTGATGGCCGCGGTTGCGGCTCAAGAGCCACCAACCATTTCTCAGATGTATGAGAACTGGACAAGCCAGCTTCTGGCCACCGGCGAACTCGTATTCCTTGATAGCTTCGTGCGCGGGCCGGACGGACTTTCCGAGGCAGACTTGGCCGACATCTATCCAGCGCTGCTTGAGAACAACTCCTGGGACGGCAGACTCTTGACCCTGCCGTTCAACAAGTCGGTGCCGGTGTACTACTATAACGTGCCGATGTTTGAGCAGGCAGGATATTCGGAGTTTCCCAAGACCTGGTCCGAGTTCAGAGAAGCCGTGAACCGACTAACGAAGCGGGACCCGGCCGGGAATACTGAAGTTTGGGGTGCGGCTGGCGGGACCGATATCTGGATATTTGGTTCGATGCTGTTTCAGAAGGGTGGGCGATTTGTTGACAAGGAGGACGGCAGGCCTGAGTTCAACAGCCCGGCTGGCGTGGCGGCACTGCAGTTTCAGGTTGACATGGTGCTTAAGGACCGGGTGCAGAATACCGACGTTGGCCGGACGCCGATGGACGACTTTCTTGTTGGGAAAATTGCTACTCTGACTGGCAGTTCGACTTGGCGAGCACCGGTGGTGAAGAATGAAACGTTCAAGGTCGGGATGGCACCGATACCGACCTGGGACCGGCCCGCGGCAATTGTGTACGGTACGAACATTGGTATGTTTCGGCGCGCCAAATCTGAGGAGAAGGCGGCGGCATGGGCCTTCATCAAGTGGTTCATATCGCCCGAGCAGCAGACTGAGTGGTCGCTTGGGACGTGGTACGTGCCGATACACCGCCGGTGCCTCAATGACCCGCGGATCAAGGAGCGGTTTGCTAGTACACCTGGGCTGAAGGAGGCCTACGCCCAGATGGACTGCGCAGTGTTCGAACCCAGGGGACTACGGTGGCTTGCCGGTCGCAAGGCGCTGGTTGAGGAACTTGAACAGGCGATGCTCGGAGCCAAGACTCCAAAACAGGCCTTGGACGATGCGGCAGCTCGGTACCAGCAAGGGAGAGAATAG
- the truA gene encoding tRNA pseudouridine(38-40) synthase TruA, protein MLKPKSEPALVETGASRIALDSGCRTPKYNIRLLLEFDGSGFAGWQFQPGIRTVQGELQSALAKILGRPVKINGCSRTDAGVSARNYVANFYWDSAIPLNRICRALNFHLPREILVKEVAEAPPEFHARYSARSKTYLYRILRDRSPLRMSRAWEYCFPLESDRMRRALELFAGRHDFCAFCHLRLADESASAFCTVTRTSLVEHGDEILVTVKGDRFLYKMVRRIVGAVVAYGAGRIRLADIRAALAGRKHRPFQTAPAHGLILDSVEY, encoded by the coding sequence TTGCTAAAACCCAAATCCGAACCTGCTCTTGTGGAAACCGGGGCTTCTAGGATCGCTCTAGATTCCGGATGTCGGACGCCCAAGTACAACATCAGGCTGCTGCTCGAATTCGACGGCTCAGGCTTTGCCGGTTGGCAGTTCCAACCTGGGATTCGTACCGTCCAAGGCGAACTCCAATCCGCGCTTGCAAAAATCCTAGGCCGGCCAGTCAAAATCAACGGTTGTTCGCGCACCGATGCTGGAGTCTCGGCCCGCAACTACGTTGCCAACTTCTACTGGGACTCAGCTATACCGCTCAACCGCATCTGCCGTGCGCTGAACTTTCACCTACCCCGTGAGATACTCGTCAAGGAGGTTGCGGAAGCTCCGCCCGAATTCCATGCCCGGTACAGTGCTAGGAGCAAGACCTACCTCTACCGCATCCTACGGGACCGCTCGCCCCTACGCATGTCTCGGGCCTGGGAGTATTGCTTTCCACTCGAGTCCGACCGCATGCGCCGGGCGCTTGAGCTCTTTGCCGGTCGGCATGACTTCTGTGCCTTCTGCCATCTGCGGCTGGCTGATGAATCAGCCAGCGCCTTCTGCACCGTTACTCGCACCAGTTTAGTCGAACATGGCGACGAGATTCTCGTAACCGTCAAGGGTGACCGGTTTCTCTACAAAATGGTACGGAGAATAGTCGGCGCGGTCGTGGCCTATGGTGCAGGCAGAATCAGACTGGCCGATATCCGGGCCGCGCTGGCTGGTAGGAAGCACCGACCATTCCAGACTGCTCCGGCTCACGGCCTCATTCTCGACTCAGTCGAGTACTGA
- a CDS encoding TraR/DksA C4-type zinc finger protein: MNKPRKLTKAEILKFEKALLAEKQRILRQGAIAEKIMEACAPDATGDLSRHRTHTADQGTESYQRELASRLRSIESATLREIDDALRRISSGTYGACEKCGDHIPKARLEIVPHARFCMKCLRDTR; encoded by the coding sequence ATGAACAAACCTAGAAAGCTGACCAAGGCCGAAATTCTGAAGTTCGAGAAGGCGCTGCTCGCGGAAAAACAGCGGATACTGCGTCAGGGTGCAATCGCCGAGAAAATCATGGAAGCGTGTGCACCAGATGCGACCGGCGACCTATCCCGGCACCGCACCCACACCGCTGACCAAGGCACCGAGAGCTACCAGCGTGAGCTCGCTTCAAGACTACGCTCGATCGAAAGTGCGACCCTGCGTGAGATTGACGATGCGCTGCGCCGCATCTCTAGCGGAACTTACGGTGCATGTGAGAAATGTGGCGACCACATCCCCAAAGCCCGCCTCGAAATCGTACCGCACGCTCGGTTCTGCATGAAGTGCCTGAGGGACACGCGTTAG